One genomic segment of Paraburkholderia caffeinilytica includes these proteins:
- a CDS encoding fumarylacetoacetate hydrolase family protein yields MSYVFAPAPVVAVPVVGASEAFAVRRIYCVGRNYEAHAREMGHDPDREPPFFFTKPADAVLYVAPGATGEFPYPSQSKNVHFEMELVAAIGKGGKNIPAESALDHVYGYALGLDMTRRDLQAEAKKLGRPWDTAKGFDYSAPLGPIHPVTTVGHVGKGAIWLSVNGEEKQNSDVSQLIWSVAETVAYLSTLFELQPGDLIFTGTPEGVGAVVQGDLMKGGVDGLGELSVRVV; encoded by the coding sequence ATGAGTTACGTATTTGCACCCGCACCGGTCGTTGCGGTGCCGGTGGTGGGGGCCAGCGAGGCGTTCGCGGTGCGTCGCATCTACTGTGTGGGCCGTAACTACGAGGCTCACGCGCGCGAGATGGGGCATGATCCCGACCGCGAGCCGCCGTTCTTCTTCACCAAGCCGGCCGATGCCGTGCTGTATGTCGCGCCCGGTGCGACCGGCGAATTCCCCTATCCGTCGCAATCGAAGAACGTCCACTTCGAGATGGAACTGGTCGCGGCGATCGGCAAAGGCGGCAAGAACATTCCTGCCGAAAGCGCGCTCGACCACGTCTACGGCTACGCACTCGGTCTCGACATGACGCGCCGCGATCTGCAGGCCGAGGCGAAGAAGCTGGGCCGTCCGTGGGATACCGCCAAGGGCTTCGATTATTCCGCGCCGCTCGGTCCGATCCATCCGGTCACGACGGTCGGCCATGTCGGCAAGGGCGCGATCTGGTTATCGGTGAACGGCGAGGAAAAACAGAACTCGGACGTGTCGCAGCTGATCTGGTCGGTCGCCGAAACGGTTGCCTATCTGTCGACGCTGTTCGAACTGCAACCGGGCGATCTGATCTTCACCGGTACGCCGGAGGGTGTCGGCGCGGTGGTGCAGGGCGACCTCATGAAGGGCGGTGTGGACGGGCTCGGCGAGCTCAGCGTACGCGTCGTCTGA
- the maiA gene encoding maleylacetoacetate isomerase yields MKLYSYFRSSASYRVRIALNVKNLPYDYVPVHLVRDGGEQLKPEYRKVNVDGIVPTFVDGNEVMPQSLAIIEYLEETHPEPPLLPGTPAERAYVRSVALQVACEIHPLNNLRVLKYLKHTLCVDDDAKDAWYKHWVEAGFATLEAHLAGDSRTGKLCFGDTPTLADACLIPQVFNAQRFKVDTAKFPTIQRIYDHAMQLDAFARAAPGVQPDAE; encoded by the coding sequence ATGAAGCTCTACAGCTATTTTCGTAGTTCGGCGTCCTATCGCGTACGCATTGCGTTGAACGTGAAGAATCTGCCGTACGACTACGTACCGGTGCACCTGGTGCGCGACGGCGGCGAGCAGCTGAAGCCCGAGTATCGCAAGGTGAATGTGGACGGCATCGTACCCACGTTTGTTGACGGTAACGAAGTCATGCCTCAGTCGCTCGCGATCATCGAGTATCTGGAGGAAACGCATCCCGAGCCGCCGCTCTTGCCGGGGACGCCCGCCGAGCGCGCCTATGTGCGTTCGGTGGCGCTGCAGGTGGCGTGCGAGATTCATCCGCTGAACAATCTGCGCGTGCTGAAATACCTGAAACACACGCTGTGTGTCGACGACGACGCGAAAGACGCGTGGTACAAGCATTGGGTCGAAGCGGGTTTTGCGACGCTCGAGGCGCATCTGGCGGGCGATTCGCGCACCGGCAAGCTTTGCTTCGGCGACACGCCGACACTGGCCGACGCCTGTCTGATTCCACAGGTATTCAACGCCCAGCGCTTCAAGGTGGATACGGCGAAGTTTCCGACGATTCAGCGCATCTACGATCATGCGATGCAACTCGACGCGTTCGCTCGTGCCGCGCCTGGTGTTCAGCCCGACGCGGAGTGA
- the ftsY gene encoding signal recognition particle-docking protein FtsY, protein MFSFFKRFKGSKESDNAPEESQTAPEALAPVPAVEAPEAPVAPTAPRPAAPATRHEPEAPALETVEIVPPPMQDASARRSWLTRLKTGLSKTSSSLTGIFVGTKIDEDLYEELETALLMSDAGVEATEFLLESLREKVRAERLTDPQQVKTALRTLLIDLLKPLEKSLMLGRAQPLVMMIAGVNGAGKTTSIGKLAKHLQSFEQSVLLAAGDTFRAAAREQLAIWGQRNNVTVVSQESGDPAAVIFDAVGAARARKIDVMMADTAGRLPTQLHLMEELRKVKRVIGKAQDGAPHEVLLVIDANTGQNALAQVKAFDDALGLTGLVVTKLDGTAKGGILAAIARQRPIPVYFIGVGEKVEDLQPFSAEEFSDALLGG, encoded by the coding sequence ATGTTCAGCTTTTTCAAACGATTCAAGGGTTCGAAAGAGTCCGATAACGCGCCAGAGGAATCGCAAACGGCGCCGGAGGCCTTGGCGCCCGTACCCGCCGTAGAGGCGCCGGAAGCGCCCGTCGCGCCGACTGCGCCGCGGCCGGCGGCTCCGGCTACCCGCCATGAGCCCGAAGCCCCCGCGCTCGAAACCGTGGAAATCGTCCCGCCACCTATGCAGGACGCAAGCGCGAGGCGCTCCTGGCTCACTCGCCTGAAGACCGGCCTGTCGAAAACGAGTTCGAGCCTGACCGGTATTTTCGTCGGCACGAAGATCGACGAGGATCTGTACGAAGAGCTCGAAACCGCGCTGCTGATGTCGGATGCCGGCGTCGAAGCCACCGAGTTCCTGCTCGAATCGTTGCGCGAGAAAGTGCGCGCCGAGCGCCTCACCGATCCTCAGCAGGTGAAAACGGCGCTGCGCACGCTGCTGATCGACTTGCTCAAGCCGCTGGAAAAATCGCTGATGCTCGGCCGCGCGCAACCGCTGGTCATGATGATCGCGGGCGTCAACGGTGCGGGCAAAACCACCAGCATCGGCAAGCTCGCCAAGCATCTGCAAAGCTTCGAGCAATCGGTACTTCTGGCCGCGGGCGACACCTTTCGCGCCGCCGCGCGCGAGCAACTCGCGATCTGGGGCCAACGTAACAACGTGACCGTGGTGTCGCAGGAAAGCGGCGACCCCGCAGCCGTGATTTTCGACGCGGTCGGCGCCGCGCGGGCGCGCAAGATCGACGTCATGATGGCCGACACGGCCGGCCGCCTGCCGACCCAACTGCATCTGATGGAAGAACTGCGCAAGGTGAAGCGCGTGATAGGCAAGGCGCAAGACGGCGCGCCGCATGAAGTGCTGCTCGTGATCGACGCGAACACCGGCCAGAACGCACTTGCGCAAGTGAAAGCCTTCGACGACGCGCTCGGCCTCACCGGCCTGGTCGTCACCAAGCTCGACGGCACGGCGAAGGGCGGCATTCTTGCGGCGATTGCGCGGCAGCGTCCGATTCCGGTGTACTTCATCGGCGTCGGCGAAAAGGTGGAGGACTTGCAGCCGTTCAGCGCGGAGGAGTTTTCGGACGCGTTGCTGGGCGGTTGA
- the rsmD gene encoding 16S rRNA (guanine(966)-N(2))-methyltransferase RsmD — MPRSAPSRAHGASSKGGKPHAIRIIGGDWKRTPLPVLDLDGLRPTPDRVRETLFNWLGQRLDGQRCLDLFAGSGALGFEAASRGAARVLMVERNARAASQLRANQERLSARTIEIAEADGLRLAASLAPGSFDVVFLDPPFGGDLLDKALALAVPLLSPDGFLYVEAGDALELAGNETLAGWEIVRQGKAGAVHFHLLQRENKE; from the coding sequence ATGCCCCGTTCTGCTCCTTCACGCGCCCACGGCGCTTCGTCCAAAGGCGGCAAGCCGCACGCCATCCGTATCATTGGCGGCGACTGGAAGCGCACGCCGCTGCCCGTGCTCGATCTCGACGGCTTGCGCCCCACGCCCGACCGCGTGCGCGAAACACTGTTCAACTGGCTTGGCCAGCGGCTGGACGGCCAGCGCTGCCTCGATCTGTTCGCCGGTAGCGGCGCGCTCGGCTTCGAGGCCGCGTCGCGCGGCGCGGCGCGGGTGCTGATGGTCGAGCGCAACGCGCGGGCCGCCAGCCAACTGCGCGCGAACCAGGAGCGCCTGTCGGCGCGTACGATCGAAATCGCGGAAGCCGACGGCTTGCGCCTCGCGGCGAGTCTCGCCCCCGGATCGTTCGACGTGGTTTTCCTTGATCCGCCGTTCGGCGGCGATCTGCTCGACAAGGCGCTCGCTCTGGCCGTGCCGCTGCTGAGCCCGGACGGTTTTCTGTACGTGGAGGCAGGCGACGCGCTCGAACTGGCCGGGAACGAGACACTTGCCGGTTGGGAAATCGTGCGGCAAGGCAAAGCGGGCGCTGTCCACTTTCATTTGCTGCAGCGCGAAAATAAGGAATAA
- the coaD gene encoding pantetheine-phosphate adenylyltransferase, whose product MVVAVYPGTFDPLTRGHEDLVRRASSIFDTLVVGVADSRNKKPFFTLKERLDIAHEVLGHYPNVQVMSFKGLLKDFVRSNNARVIVRGLRAVSDFEYEFQMAGMNRYLLPDVETMFMTPSDQYQFISGTIVREIAQLGGDVSKFVFPSVEKRLEEKVAALNSNDGASAAQP is encoded by the coding sequence ATGGTAGTCGCCGTGTACCCGGGCACGTTCGACCCGCTGACGCGCGGTCACGAAGACCTCGTTCGACGCGCGTCGAGCATTTTCGACACGCTGGTGGTGGGCGTTGCCGATAGCCGCAACAAGAAGCCGTTCTTCACGTTGAAAGAGCGCCTCGATATCGCTCATGAAGTGCTCGGGCACTACCCGAACGTTCAGGTGATGAGCTTCAAAGGGCTATTGAAGGACTTTGTCCGCAGCAATAACGCCCGGGTGATCGTGCGTGGCCTGCGCGCCGTCTCGGATTTCGAATACGAATTCCAGATGGCGGGCATGAACCGCTATCTGCTGCCGGACGTTGAAACGATGTTCATGACGCCGTCCGATCAGTACCAGTTCATTTCCGGCACCATCGTGCGTGAAATCGCGCAGCTGGGCGGTGACGTGAGCAAGTTCGTGTTCCCGTCGGTCGAAAAACGGCTGGAAGAGAAGGTGGCAGCACTGAATTCGAATGACGGCGCTTCGGCGGCGCAACCGTAA
- a CDS encoding YfhL family 4Fe-4S dicluster ferredoxin, protein MALMITDECINCDVCEPECPNDAISMGPEIYVIDPKKCTECVGHFDEPQCIQVCPVECIPRDPEHLETAEGLMAKYHALQAAKGA, encoded by the coding sequence ATGGCCTTGATGATTACCGACGAGTGCATCAATTGCGACGTGTGCGAGCCCGAGTGCCCGAACGACGCGATTTCGATGGGCCCGGAAATCTATGTGATCGACCCGAAGAAATGCACCGAGTGCGTCGGCCATTTCGACGAGCCCCAGTGTATTCAGGTGTGCCCGGTCGAGTGCATTCCGCGCGACCCCGAGCATCTGGAAACGGCGGAAGGTCTGATGGCGAAGTACCACGCGCTGCAGGCTGCGAAGGGCGCATGA
- the hisC gene encoding histidinol-phosphate transaminase, translating to MSRYWSAIVHRLTPYVPGEQPAVAHPVKLNTNENPYPPSPRVLEAIRQELGDASESLRRYPDPTARKLRETVAAYHGIRPEQVFAGNGSDEVLALTFQALLKHDQPLLFPDITYSFYPTYARLFEVDYRTIALDDSFAINVDDYAAPNGGVLFPNPNAPTGRPLPLADIERLVARNTESVVVIDEAYVDFGAESAIALIDRYPNLLVIQTASKSRSLAGMRVGFAFGNPELIDALNRVKDSFNSYPLDRLAQVAAVAAYEDEAWFRDNCAKVIASRERLAAGLTALGFEVVPSAANLLFARHEGYDAATLVARLREKEIFVRHFKAARIDQHLRISVGTDAECDILLAALHDIFGAYVG from the coding sequence TTGAGCCGCTACTGGAGTGCCATCGTTCACCGTCTAACGCCGTATGTGCCGGGCGAGCAGCCCGCCGTTGCGCATCCGGTCAAGCTGAACACCAACGAGAATCCCTATCCACCGTCACCGCGCGTGCTTGAAGCGATCCGGCAGGAACTCGGCGACGCGAGCGAGTCGCTGCGGCGCTATCCCGACCCGACAGCGCGCAAGTTACGCGAAACGGTCGCCGCCTATCACGGCATTCGCCCGGAACAGGTGTTCGCGGGCAACGGCTCGGACGAAGTGCTCGCGCTCACCTTTCAGGCATTGCTCAAGCACGACCAACCCTTGCTGTTTCCGGATATCACATACAGCTTTTACCCGACCTACGCACGGCTCTTCGAAGTCGACTATCGGACCATCGCGCTCGACGATAGCTTCGCCATCAATGTCGATGACTACGCAGCGCCTAACGGCGGCGTATTGTTCCCGAACCCGAACGCGCCGACCGGGCGGCCGCTGCCGCTCGCCGACATCGAGCGTCTGGTGGCGAGAAACACGGAATCGGTCGTGGTGATCGATGAGGCCTATGTCGATTTCGGCGCCGAATCGGCCATCGCGCTGATCGACCGCTATCCCAACCTGCTGGTGATTCAGACGGCATCGAAGTCGCGCTCGCTTGCCGGCATGCGCGTCGGCTTCGCGTTCGGCAATCCGGAGTTGATCGACGCCCTGAACCGCGTGAAGGACAGCTTCAACTCGTATCCGCTCGACCGCCTGGCGCAAGTCGCGGCCGTTGCTGCGTACGAAGACGAAGCGTGGTTCCGCGACAATTGCGCCAAGGTGATTGCAAGCCGTGAGCGGCTGGCCGCAGGCTTGACGGCGCTAGGTTTCGAAGTGGTGCCGTCAGCGGCGAATCTGCTGTTCGCGCGTCACGAAGGCTACGACGCGGCGACACTCGTGGCACGGCTCAGGGAAAAGGAAATTTTCGTGCGCCACTTCAAGGCGGCCCGAATCGACCAGCATCTGCGAATCTCAGTCGGCACCGACGCCGAATGCGACATTCTGCTGGCCGCGCTGCACGACATTTTCGGCGCTTACGTCGGATAA
- the pth gene encoding aminoacyl-tRNA hydrolase: MIKLIVGLGNPGAEYTATRHNAGFWLVDQLARDAGTTLRDERRFHGFYAKARLHGEEVHLLQPQTYMNRSGQSVVAVAQFFKILPDEILVAHDELDMPPGSVKLKLGGGSGGHNGLKDITAHLSSQQYWRLRIGIGHPRDLIPESARAGAKPDVANYVLKPPRREEQDVIDASIERALAVMPQIIQGELERATMQLHRNNP, encoded by the coding sequence ATGATCAAGCTGATCGTCGGGCTCGGCAATCCGGGCGCTGAATACACCGCGACGCGCCACAATGCCGGCTTCTGGCTGGTCGATCAACTGGCGCGCGATGCAGGCACGACGCTGCGCGACGAGCGGCGCTTCCACGGTTTCTACGCGAAGGCCCGGCTTCACGGCGAAGAAGTGCATCTGCTGCAGCCGCAGACTTATATGAACCGCTCGGGGCAGTCGGTCGTGGCGGTTGCGCAGTTCTTCAAGATTCTTCCGGACGAAATTCTGGTCGCGCACGACGAACTCGATATGCCGCCTGGCAGCGTCAAGCTGAAGCTCGGTGGCGGCAGCGGCGGCCACAACGGGCTGAAGGACATCACCGCGCATCTGTCGTCCCAACAGTACTGGCGGCTGCGGATCGGCATCGGCCATCCGCGCGACCTGATTCCCGAAAGCGCGCGAGCCGGCGCCAAGCCGGACGTTGCCAATTACGTGCTGAAACCACCGCGGCGGGAAGAGCAGGACGTGATCGACGCGTCGATCGAACGCGCGTTGGCGGTAATGCCGCAGATCATCCAGGGCGAGCTCGAGCGGGCGACGATGCAACTGCATCGCAACAATCCCTGA
- a CDS encoding 50S ribosomal protein L25/general stress protein Ctc, producing MKVVAFERSLQGTGASRRLRISGKTPGIVYGAGADTQLVELDHNALWHALKKEVFHSSILDLEIGGKSQQVLLRDVQYHPFRQLVLHVDFQRVDAKKKLHTKVPLHFMNQETNPAVKLSSAVISHVLNEIEIECLPSALPEFLEVDLAKIEAGQSLHAKDIVLPAGVALVAHVDAENPVVASATIPAGAVAESDAAAAGEGETPAA from the coding sequence ATGAAAGTAGTCGCTTTCGAGCGTTCCTTGCAAGGTACGGGTGCGAGCCGCCGCCTGCGTATCTCGGGTAAGACCCCGGGCATCGTATATGGCGCTGGTGCTGACACGCAATTGGTCGAACTGGACCACAACGCACTCTGGCACGCGCTGAAGAAAGAAGTATTCCACTCGTCGATCCTCGACCTGGAAATCGGCGGCAAGTCGCAACAGGTTCTGCTGCGCGACGTGCAATACCACCCGTTCCGTCAACTCGTGCTGCACGTGGACTTCCAACGTGTCGACGCGAAGAAGAAGCTGCACACCAAGGTGCCGCTGCACTTCATGAACCAGGAAACCAACCCGGCAGTGAAGCTGTCGAGCGCGGTGATCTCGCACGTCCTCAACGAAATCGAAATCGAGTGCCTGCCGTCGGCACTGCCGGAATTCCTCGAAGTCGACCTGGCGAAGATCGAAGCGGGTCAGTCGCTGCACGCCAAGGACATCGTCCTGCCGGCAGGCGTGGCACTGGTTGCTCACGTTGACGCAGAAAACCCGGTCGTCGCATCGGCAACGATCCCGGCTGGCGCAGTCGCTGAAAGCGACGCAGCTGCTGCTGGCGAAGGCGAAACGCCGGCTGCTTAA
- a CDS encoding ribose-phosphate pyrophosphokinase: MSSHDGLMVFTGNANPALAQEVVKILGIPLGKAMVSRFSDGEIQVEIQENVRGKDVFVLQSTCAPANDNLMELMIMVDALKRASAGRITAAIPYFGYARQDRRPRSARVAISAKIVANMLEIAGVERIITMDLHADQIQGFFDIPVDNIYATPVLLGDLRKQNYENLLVVSPDVGGVVRARALAKQLNCDLAIIDKRRPKANVAEVMNIIGEVEGRTCVIMDDMVDTAGTLCKAAQVLKERGAKQVFAYATHPVLSGGAGERIAASALDELVVTDTIPLGEEARSCAKIRSLTSAGLLAETFSRIRRGDSVMSLFAES; this comes from the coding sequence ATGAGCAGCCATGACGGCCTGATGGTTTTTACTGGCAACGCAAATCCCGCGCTTGCACAGGAAGTCGTCAAAATCCTCGGTATTCCCCTCGGCAAAGCAATGGTTAGCCGTTTCTCGGACGGTGAAATCCAGGTCGAGATTCAGGAAAACGTGCGTGGCAAGGATGTCTTCGTCCTGCAGTCCACCTGCGCGCCGGCGAATGACAATCTGATGGAACTCATGATCATGGTCGATGCGCTCAAGCGCGCATCCGCAGGCCGGATCACCGCAGCCATCCCCTACTTCGGTTATGCCCGTCAAGATCGACGCCCGCGTTCGGCGCGCGTCGCCATCTCGGCGAAGATCGTGGCGAACATGCTGGAAATCGCCGGCGTCGAGCGGATCATCACGATGGATCTGCACGCCGACCAGATTCAAGGCTTCTTCGACATCCCGGTCGACAATATCTACGCTACGCCCGTGCTGCTCGGCGATCTGCGCAAGCAGAACTACGAGAACCTGCTGGTCGTTTCGCCGGACGTCGGCGGCGTGGTGCGTGCCCGTGCATTGGCCAAGCAACTGAATTGCGATCTCGCGATCATCGACAAACGCCGCCCGAAAGCGAACGTTGCCGAAGTGATGAACATCATCGGTGAAGTCGAAGGCCGTACCTGCGTGATCATGGACGACATGGTCGACACCGCCGGCACGCTCTGCAAGGCAGCTCAGGTTTTGAAGGAACGCGGTGCGAAGCAGGTGTTCGCTTACGCCACGCACCCGGTTCTGTCGGGCGGCGCAGGCGAGCGTATTGCAGCTTCGGCACTCGACGAACTCGTTGTCACCGATACGATCCCGCTCGGCGAAGAAGCCCGCTCGTGCGCCAAGATCCGTTCGCTGACCAGCGCCGGCCTGCTCGCCGAAACGTTCTCGCGGATTCGCCGCGGCGATTCGGTGATGTCGCTGTTCGCTGAAAGTTAA
- the ispE gene encoding 4-(cytidine 5'-diphospho)-2-C-methyl-D-erythritol kinase, translated as MIETTDSLRDCLAPAKLNLFLHITGRRPDGYHTLQTVFQLLDWGDILHFTRRDDGLVTRSTEIADVPPEHDLTVRAATLLKAHTGSLEGVDIEIDKRLPMGAGLGGGSSDAATTLLALNRLWKLDLPRLELQALALKLGADVPFFVFGKNAFAQGVGEALDVVQLPPRHFLVVTPRVHVPTAAIFSEKALTRDSKPLIITDFPAELSCNTDWPESFGRNDMQQVVVGKYAEVAQVLRWFEDIAPARMSGSGASVFAAFRSKAEAEAAQAKLPGEWNSAVTASLDQHPLFTFAS; from the coding sequence ATGATTGAAACGACCGATTCGCTGCGCGATTGCCTCGCGCCAGCGAAACTGAACCTCTTCCTGCATATCACCGGCCGCCGGCCGGATGGCTATCACACGCTGCAAACCGTCTTCCAGTTGCTCGACTGGGGCGACATCCTGCACTTCACGCGGCGCGACGACGGCCTCGTCACGCGCAGCACCGAGATCGCCGACGTCCCGCCGGAACACGATCTCACCGTGCGTGCCGCAACGCTCCTGAAAGCGCATACGGGCTCGCTCGAAGGTGTCGATATCGAAATCGACAAGCGCCTGCCGATGGGCGCGGGCCTCGGCGGCGGCAGCTCCGATGCGGCCACCACGCTGCTCGCGCTGAACCGTCTCTGGAAGCTCGATTTGCCACGGCTGGAATTACAGGCGCTGGCGTTGAAACTCGGTGCGGACGTGCCATTTTTTGTTTTTGGGAAAAATGCGTTCGCACAGGGTGTTGGAGAAGCTTTAGACGTTGTACAATTGCCGCCGCGCCATTTCTTGGTGGTAACACCGAGGGTTCACGTTCCGACTGCAGCGATTTTCTCCGAAAAAGCGTTGACAAGAGATTCGAAACCCCTCATAATTACGGACTTTCCTGCAGAACTTAGCTGCAACACTGACTGGCCAGAAAGTTTCGGCCGCAATGACATGCAGCAGGTTGTCGTGGGAAAATACGCGGAAGTAGCGCAAGTGCTGCGATGGTTTGAAGACATCGCACCAGCGCGGATGTCTGGATCAGGTGCAAGTGTATTTGCAGCGTTCCGTAGCAAAGCTGAAGCAGAAGCGGCGCAAGCCAAACTGCCGGGCGAATGGAACAGCGCAGTGACTGCAAGTCTCGATCAGCATCCACTCTTTACTTTCGCGTCATAA
- the lolB gene encoding lipoprotein insertase outer membrane protein LolB produces MRLSRLISYPRAPRGAALGLVAAAVVALAGCASVKPQGPSTSNAATSVTAQTSRAYQGRFAVQYNDQNGQQRNAYGNFTWQETGDTVTLQLRNPLGQTLAIVTSSPASATLELPNRQPLTADNVSTLMQNALGFALPVEGLRYWLQPSPAPTSRARTEKDPEQPSRLKQIAQDGWTIDYLAYADAPATGVKRLNLSRSEPPLDIKLVLDQ; encoded by the coding sequence ATGCGTCTTTCCCGCTTGATTTCCTATCCCCGGGCGCCGCGTGGCGCGGCGCTCGGACTCGTGGCGGCAGCGGTTGTCGCGTTGGCCGGTTGTGCATCGGTCAAGCCGCAGGGGCCGTCCACGTCGAATGCGGCAACGTCCGTTACGGCACAGACCTCGCGTGCTTATCAAGGCCGTTTCGCGGTCCAGTACAACGATCAGAACGGCCAGCAGCGCAATGCCTATGGCAATTTCACCTGGCAGGAAACGGGTGATACGGTCACGCTGCAGTTGCGCAATCCGCTCGGTCAGACACTCGCAATCGTGACTTCGTCGCCGGCTTCAGCCACGCTCGAACTGCCGAACCGCCAACCGCTCACCGCCGACAACGTCTCCACGCTGATGCAGAACGCGCTCGGCTTCGCGCTGCCGGTCGAAGGGCTGCGCTACTGGCTGCAACCGTCGCCGGCGCCGACTTCGCGCGCCAGGACCGAGAAGGATCCGGAGCAGCCGTCGCGCCTGAAGCAGATCGCACAGGACGGCTGGACGATCGATTATCTGGCCTACGCCGACGCACCGGCCACCGGCGTCAAGCGCCTGAATCTGAGCCGCTCGGAACCGCCGCTCGACATCAAGCTCGTGCTGGACCAGTAG